One part of the Ochotona princeps isolate mOchPri1 chromosome 3, mOchPri1.hap1, whole genome shotgun sequence genome encodes these proteins:
- the AHSG gene encoding alpha-2-HS-glycoprotein — protein sequence MKSLIPLLVLAQLWACHSMPPQPGAPVLKLPKCDDPEVEQAALAAVDHINQHLHQGYKHTLNRIDKVKVWPRRPFGEVFQLEIDTLETTCHALDPTPLANCSVRTQTQHAVEGDCDFHVLKQDGQFSVLSAKCESTPDSAEDVHRLCPDCPLLIPLNDSRVTHAADAALAAFNAQNNGAYYQLMEIARAQLVPLPASTYVEFAVGATDCVAKEVTDPTKCNLLAEKQYGLCKATVAEKLAGEDVSVTCTIFPTQPAAPQPQPDGVGAPADAPAAAPAVDAAAPAAEPAAPAADAAAPAAPPAGQPPHPQVLGPIFVKLPIAPKAYPAHYDLRHSFSGMHSMESGSAEGFRPSKPIGPILIPPPAGAAPPVPPCPGKIRHFKI from the exons ATGAAGTCCCTCATTCCTCTGCtggtcctggctcagctctgggcctgtCACTCGATGCCACCGCAGCCAGGTGCCCCAGTGCTGAAACTACCCAAATGTGATGACCCTGAAGTAGAGCAAGCAGCCCTGGCGGCTGTGGACCACATCAATCAGCACCTTCATCAGGGATACAAGCACACACTGAATCGGATCGACAAGGTGAAGGTGTGGCCCCGG CGGCCCTTCGGAGAGGTGTTTCAACTTGAAATAGACACGCTGGAGACCACCTGCCACGCACTGGACCCCACGCCCCTGGCAAACTGCAGCGTGAGGACGCAGACACAACAT GCTGTGGAAGGAGACTGTGACTTCCATGTGTTGAAGCAGGATGGCCAGTTTTCTGTGTTGTCTGCAAAGTGTGAATCCACTCCAG ACTCTGCCGAGGATGTGCACAGGTTATGCCCAGACTGCCCCCTGCTGATCCCGCTGAATGACTCCAGAGTGACGCACGCTGCAGATGCTGCCCTGGCTGCCTTCAATGCTCAGAATAACGGCGCCTATTATCAGCTGATGGAAATTGCCCGGGCTCAGCTTGTG CCTCTCCCAGCTTCTACCTACGTGGAGTTTGCAGTGGGTGCCACTGACTGTGTTGCTAAAGAGGTCACCGATCCAACCAAATGCAACCTGCTGGCAGAAAAG CAATATGGCTTGTGTAAGGCAACGGTCGCTGAGAAGCTTGCTGGGGAGGACGTGTCGGTAACCTGCACCATATTCCCAACCCAG CCTGCCgccccacagccacagccagaTGGTGTTGGTGCACCAGCGGATGCTCCAGCCGCCGCCCCAGCAGTGGACGCAGCTGCCCCAGCAGCGGAGCCAGCCGCCCCAGCAGCAGATGCAGCTGCACCTGCGGCCCctccagctggccagcctccccatccccaggtgctggggcccatCTTCGTCAAACTTCCCATAGCACCCAAAGCGTACCCGGCGCACTACGACCTGCGCCATTCCTTCTCCGGGATGCACTCTATGGAGTCAGGTTCCGCGGAAGGCTTCCGCCCTTCAAAACCGATTGGGCCAATCCTCATTCCGCCTCCTGCTGGCGCCGCCCCCCCGGTCCCGCCATGCCCAGGGAAGATCAGACACTTCAAGATCTGA